The Camelus bactrianus isolate YW-2024 breed Bactrian camel chromosome 11, ASM4877302v1, whole genome shotgun sequence genomic interval TTTTGGTGTATGGAACAAGGTAGTGTccagcttttttgttgtttgttttggacTTTTTCCCATCTGACTGTGGAAGGGGCCTTTGGGCTCATTCCTCTGGGAGGTAGTCAGAGAGAGCCGTGTCAGGAACACGACTACAGCTTATCATTTTTCCCAATGGGCGGTTCCTCTTTCCCCAATTGGAGGGTTCCTAGTCCATCCACCATTCAAATCCCCGGGGTATCTCCTCACCATTGAGTTCCGAGGGCTGTGGCAGATGGGTCAGACTGAGGGCAGCACCACTGGGGACCTCAGTCACCACACCACAGCAGGCACAGGAAAGGGTCTTTGACCCATACCGCAGGTAGCCAGTTCTAGCTCTCTCCAAGGTCACTAGGCCATTGTCAGGCCTCCCACTGGTTTGCCTACAGTCACCTCTGGACACACCAACCCAAAGAAATTGTCACCCCCATAAGGCTGAGAACCAGGCCCACCCTGTGGGGACCCGTGTCACCTTAAGGAAGCCCCTCTGCTTCCTTGAAAACAACATGCCCAGGTCTCCGGCCTAGCTGTGAAGGGCAACCAGAGTCTTGTAGGTGGATCCCGGCGTCTGGTGTTTCTCAAAGTCGGGGGGGTCCCCGGACCAGCAGTATCACTTGGGAAATAGTTAGAAAGGCAAATTCTGGTTCTACTGGCTCCAAACCTGCAGGTGGAGCCCGGCAACGTgtttaacaagccttccaggtggTTCTGATACACACTGCAGTTTGAAAACTAGCTGGGGGCCCTGTGTGCAAGGAGGAGCAGCTCACCTGGGGTCAGCAGGTGCAATTAACGGGCCAGCCTACGGTTTCCGCACTCTCACCTGCTGTCGGGTGCCTCTCAAACTGCAGCAGCCACTGCTTATCAGCAGGAGCAGGCAGGTTGTGTGGCCGTCTCCGAGTATGTGGTGTCACGGCAGATTTGTGTCCCTCCTGGGCAGTTTAATTGGCATGGGTCATGGCAGAGGGATCTGCACACGGAAGGACttggtgagagtggatatcccACCACCACCAGTAGGAAAGAGCCCTAGGTTCCAcgcctttctccttccctcactAGTGATTTGCAAGCCACTTAGCGTTTCTGAGCTCCATCTGCCTCATCTGTAGAGACAGGGTGGTACTGCCTCACTGGCCCTGCTTCCAGGTCCTGAATTAGATGAGCCCTCCTGAGGTCTCTTCTCATTCCTAGGAACGATGATTCCATATCTGGTTCCCTTGCTTGATGAACCGGAGGTTGGAGAACGAAAAGTGTAGCTTGAGGCTGAGCCGATTTGGAGGCCACTGTGGATAGCTTGGGGTCTGTGGGTTGGGCATAGGGAGGCAGGGGCTCTGGCTTCCCCTGTAGCTGCCTGGATGGTGATAaagaagagaaaggcaaatagACCTGGACCCCTGAGGATGAGGCAGTGCACTCTCACCTCTGCAGTGGGAGAACAGCTCCACACACGCAGCATCCCTTGTCAGCTGAGGTGGGAGCAGAGCTTGGATGAAAGGAGTTTCAAGGAAACCCACAGGCACGTGGGTGGTGAATCCTCTGGTGGTGGGGCCTGGGCCAGCCCTGGTTGCTGTTTCTGGTGGGGGCCTAGCAGGTTGAGGGTGAGCTGGGTTGCTTGCCACGGGTCAGGCCTGATGCAGCTTCTCCGGGGCAGGTTGTGGGTGTCTCGTCCTTCGGCAAGGCTGGCGGGAGCCCCTGGCAGAGCCTGAGCAtgctttcctcttccctttcagaTCTAACCATGAGCTACCCACCAGGCTACCCCCCGCCCGCAGGCGGCTACCCTCCAGCTGCACCAGGTAAGTGAGGCTGGGCTGGTGTCGGGGTGGAGGCGGTGCCCTCTGTGCTCCTCATCCAGCCGTGGAGAGGGGAAGAGTACTAGTGCTTTCCAGTCATTTCCTTGCTCCCATCGTCACTCCGTAGTGCAGCCGGGTTGGGGAGGGGCCGGGGAAGAGCGTGGACCCTGGGGCCAGGCAAGGCCTGAGTTTGAAGCCACTTCTGAAAAGCCCGGACTAGGCCAGGCCCTGGTCTCGTCTTATTAGCTGATAGCAACGGACAAATGCCTTCTGTTCTCTGAGACCCAGTTTTCTCCTTTACAAATGGCTTCAAGCATCTCTCCTTCTCTGGGCTGGCCCAGAGAAGAAGGGGATAGCCAGGTAAAGTCTCTGGCACAGTGTCCTCTGGAGCACTGTTGGGTGACGGTTGCCCCTTGTCACTTCTCCTGCCCTGGGCTCAAGGTGCATGGTTTCTCCACAGCAGGGACCCCCCTGCAGAGGGAAAGTAGAGGCAGTCACTCACTAAGGGGCACATGTTACCACTGCAGCTGCCAGAAGCTGTGGGCCAATAGCAGGGAGGCTATGCCAGTGGGTCAGGCATACATGTCCTGCCACTGCCATCTCTGTCAGCACCTGAGCAGCAAGAGGGAGCAGGTGGGTGATTCCAGCAATGCTCTGTCCCAAGCGTCCCAGATCCTGGAGCTGAAAAGCTAAACACAAGGCCCTCAGAGTCTTCTCAATTCTCGATACCCCGCAGAGGGTCTTGGGAGTGTTTGCTGAACCCTGTCTTCCTCCCTTGAAGTCCAGGAAGGTCCCCTCTCCTCTTCCAGCAGCAGGGTTGGGTTAGACTCTCTTGCCGTTTCTCTTGTGTTTTTCGTGTGGTCTACAGCTGTCCGAGGCTCTGCTTGGCCTCCCCTCCTGACCACCTGGGAGCTGGATGTCTCTGCCTTTTCCTGTTGGGGGCCACCGGGGTCTGATAGGTTTGGTGTTGCTTTCAGGTGGTGGTGCCTGGGGAGGTGCTGCCTACCCACCGCCCAACGTGCCCCCCATCGGGCTGGATAATGTGGCCAACTACACGGGGCAGTTCAGCCAGGACTACCTCTCAGGACTGGTGAGTTTGGCCTTCCTGCTGGGCTGCCCCAGGGGCCACCAGCATGGCCAGAGGGACAAAGGCTGCTGGCgtcagaggtgtgtgtgtgtgtgtgtgtgtacctgtgggCACCAAGCGTGTTGAGCTGCGTCTTAGGCCGTAAGGGTTTTCATCAGGGCTCTCACCGGCTCACTGTCCCTCTCCATGTTTTGattttcccacctgtaaaatgaggggcaGGGGATGCACTGGGCTGTATGGTCTTCCCTTTCAGCTCTGGGGGATTGGGTAGGGGTGGCGCCTTCATGGAACATGCATTGAGCACCTTCTGTATGAGCCCAGTATAGGGATGGGAGGGGGGTGAgggtgtgcaggtgtgtgtgtgtgtgtgtgcaggtgccCTGTACGAGTGGCCACGTGCAAGTGCGTGTTTGTACGTGTGGATGACTATTCTGGTTGGGCTTGGGAGCAGATGCCTGGTAGCACGGGCAGGCATAGTATATTTTATAATGTCAAAACAGATGTCTGCTCAATGTAAACAGCACAACCAATACATATTCTAATTTGTGCCAGGCCTGCTGTAGGCACTAGGGATAGAAAAACCCCAGCCCCGGAGTGCTCACCATCCtcaggggagagacagacagtagCATGAAGAAACCGTGTGGTGGCAGAGCAAGTGTGGGTACTTCGGGCACAGGGCCAGGAAAAGGGGGCACTGGTGCAGGTGCAGGGCATGTGGGACAAGGGTTTTAGGTTGGGTGGTCAAGGTGGGCCTTGCTGAGAAGCTGATGGATGGTGCTTGCACTCAGCTTGAGCTGAGTGTGGCTCCTGGGTGGTCACTGTAGGCTCAGGGCGGGAGGGGCAGATGGATGGAACACGGCTGGCCCCGCAGGGCTGTTCATCTAAGGCTTTGCTTTGTGGACTTTCAGGCGGCCAACATGTCCGGGACGTTTGGAGGAGCCAACGTGCCAAACCTGTACCCAGGGGTCCCTGGGGGCGGTTACCCTCCGGTCCCCCCGGGGGGGTTTGGGCAGCCCCCTTCTGCCCAGCAGCCCGTTCCTCCTTATGGAATGTACCCACCCCCTGGAGGAAACCCACCCTCTGGGATGCCTTCATATCCGCCGTACCCTGGGGCCCCCATGCCAGGCCAGCCCATGCCGCCCCCTGGGCAGCAGCCCCCAGGGGCCTACCCTGGACAGCCGCCCATGACCTACCCTGGGCAGTCGCCAGTGCCACCTCCTGGGCAGCAGCCAGTGCCAAGCTACCCAGGATACTCGGGGTCTGGGAACATCACCCCTGCTGTGCCCCCAGCTCAGGTGAGTGCCAGCCCTGTGCTACTCTCTGTCCGGTCTGGCCCCAAAGGCCTGAGACATGTGGCCCGGGGTCCTCTGGCAGCAAGGCTCGGGGGGATGCGGGGCTGGTGTCAGGCTCAGTCCTCCACCTCTAActtgtagttttcagagtgtcACTTTCTCACAGACTCCCCATCCCTCAAGTGTATTCCTGAGGCCTAGGGAGCCTCCTGCCCCCCAGCTTGGTTAGCTGGTCCCTCTGCGAGCTGGGTCTGAGCGCCCTGGGTGCTCTTCATCCCGCTTGTGTTATTTACTGCCTGGGGTCTGTGTTTTGTAAGAACTGGTCTCAAGGCCTAAGCCCGATGGCTTTTAAGTCTTCAATCCCCTGGATGTGTCCTCCCATACTGCCATCAGAGGATTATTAAAACCAGCTTTTTGGGAAGGGAAGATTGTTGGCAGTTCCTTCACGGTTGCTCTTGGCTCATTTTGGAGAGCAGTTCATGTTTGCAGAACCTCGAATTCATTGTCATGGTTACATGGCCAAACCAGCCAAGCGCAGGGCTAGTGGTATGTGGTTAACTACTAATTTTAGGCATAGggtcccctccccccttcccgaCACCCACACATTACTTTGCTCCTGCCCTGcatcctccctctctgccttctcccttATCTTTTCTCTGAGCTTATCTCCTTAGCTCTGTTAAAACCAGTTTGTACTACATAATCCACCAAGAGACAGTTTAGGCAGGAAAAATCAAGTTTGCTCGTAGTGTAGCTTTCAGtgtcaggaagaagtctggcaggcaggcaggtcgTAGAGTGCAGAAAACAGTGCCAGGAAAGCAGAGCTAGTCCAAGAGGCAGTCAGGCTGTGTGTGCCACATGAAGGCTGTACGCTTGCATCCCGGGGGGAGCACTTTTCTCTAATGTGCGTGAAGGTGGACTAACCAGGCCCATTAGGGGAGTCCCGATGTGTGCGTGGTGGTGAGGCCTTGGGGAGAGGCCAAGCCCCTGTTCCCGAGGCCTCCCCTTCATTAGGAACCCAGGCCCAGGCCTGGAGGACCCGGGCATAGGGTAGATTTTTCAGCATGAGGACCAGCTCTAGGTGGGCTCCTAGCTGCGGGAGCCAGGTAGAAGCTTCAGTTCCAGGACACAAGGACAGGTAACAGTCATGTTAGGTCGACTCAATGTGAAGTCTCCTGTGCTTTTGATTGCAGGCTTCTTCAAGTACCCCAACTTTTAGAGGAAAGGTCATTCCCAGAGTCTGGGGTGGGCAGTCTCTCTTCTGGGGAATACAgcatctttctgtctgtctgagCAGTTTGGAAACCGAGGCACCATCAGAGACGCTCCTGGCTTTGACCCGCTGCGAGATGCTGAGGTCCTGCGGAAGGCCATGAAGGGCTTTGGTGAGCATCCCTGGGTGGCACAAGTCCTAACCACCCTGACTCCCCAGGCATTTCCACGGTGGCTCTGTGGGCTGGGGTCTCTGGGTGGGGGCAGCCTGGCCCCAGTGGTCGAGGAAGAGAAGGTGGACGTGGGGTGCAGTTGGGTTGCCTGGGAGAATTGGAAGATCCAGGCCAGGAAAGTCTGAAGCTGCAGAGCATCCCCAcaacccccagccctgcccactcccatctctccttcctccagggaCTGATGAGCAGGCCATCATCGACTGCCTGGGGAGTCGCTCCAACAAGCAACGGCAGCAGATCCTCCTGTCCTTCAAGACAGCTTATGGGAAGGtgagtgttggggtggggggtccaGGGAGCCCTGGTCCCTTCTGAATCAAAGCATATCCTCCAGCATGGCCCTACTCCTGCTTTTCCTTGGGGCTGAGTGGGCCTAGATCTCCTGGACAGACAGTAAGGCACATGAGGGCATCTCCTGCTGGCTCTCAGCTGATGGCATCTTCTAGAGGTGAAGGATGCTCTGAGGGAGAAATCCCAGAGTCCACGGGGTACTGAGGTTTGATGAGAGGGGTACTGAGGTTTGATGAGAGGCGCCCAGAGATCTGGGTTCCAGCCTGGCTCTGCTACGACTCGCTGAGACCACGGGCGAGTTAGCCGACTCCCACGCAGGCTGTTTCCCCTGCTGGGAACCCAGGCGGCCCACCCCTGCCCTCTTCGTGACCACCCTAGGTTTACCTGATAGAAGGGCTTTGAAGGAAAGGGCTTTAAGTACTGAGCAAGTGCGGGGGTGGGTGTATTTTGAACTTTGGGGGCCTTGCATCTTAGAAAGGTAACACTGGGTACATATTGAATAGGCCCGTGATCTGGCCCGGTACCTCGCCTACTTTAACGTGCTGTGTGGATCTGGTTTGAAAGCAGGCTCTGATTCTGCAGGTCTGGCTGGGGCCTGAGGTTTGGCTTTTCTGCCGATATTGCTGGTCTATGGATCTGGGGTGTTGTTCCTCTTAGTCATCTTCTGTAGAGtctcaaaatagttttttttgtttgtctgaatgTCCAATCAGGATTTGATCAAAGATCTGAAATCTGAACTGTCAGGAAACTTTGAGAAGACAATCTTGGCTCTGATGAAGACGCCGATCCTCTTTGATGCTTATGAGATAAAAGAAGCCATCAAGGTGTGTATGtgctatatgtgtgtgtgcgcgtgtgtacAACCCGGGGAAAGGCCTGGACCGTGTTGTGTGTCTTAACCCGCTCATTAGCTACTGTTGCCAGCACGGCTCCTGGACCCTTCTGGGTTGGAGTCCAAGTGCTGTAGAAAGGGGAACATCTGGTGGCTTCCCCAAGGGGCAAATGACATACCACTCATCATCAGGGAGCATCTTAGTCTCTCTGCCTTAAAAACACAGCAGGAGCTGATGTTGCAGAGGAAGCTAGTGATGCAGTGATAAGAAGATGGGTAGGAGGTGTGGGTATATCAACCTCATTCTTTGGGACACTATAGTTAGCAGACAACAGAAACTCTCTTGAGGAACTTATACAGAACAAAGGTGGAGAATCAGTTGTGAGGATGAAGATGATCAGCCTAGCTTGGAGAGGGACGAACCCCAGGCAAGATTTCTCTCTCGTCTCAGCTGCTTCTTGAGTGTGTGCCTCATTCTTCCGTCTACTTCTGTGTTTCTCCTTCCTTGTCTGCTTGGCACAGCATCCCTGTCGACCCTTCTCCATGGACCTATCAGATCCAGCCACAGAGGAGACCAGCTGTCCCTTGGTCCAAATTTCAAATAGAGGGCAGGTTCTGGTGGGCTTTGTTTGGGTTCACTCTCCCCCAAACCCAATCAGTTATGACCTAGAGGAGGGTCCTGCACGTTCCATGCAGTCCCATGGCTCCCAAGACCCACAGCAGGTGTCCTGTGGATCGGGCGGGGCAGCTCCCACAGACAGGGAATCTTTGTCAACTGAACAGGTGCCCCAGAAGGAACCTGACATTCCTCAGAGGCCTGATGTGCAGTGACTTTTCCTGCCCCCAAGAGGGTGTTACTCAAAACTGGGCTCACCTCTTGGTGAGTgttgagccaaaagacacaagCAAGCCAAAgggtgggagaaggaaggattcaTTACTTTTGCAGCAAATGAGTAGAACACaggggatctttcccaaagcagtgtctcctcGAACTGCAAAATTGGGGAATTTTTAAGCTAAGGGCACATgtatattcatgaaggggcttgggcAGTGGACAGAATCCGAGTTTTAGTTGATTGACGTCACAAGAGCCAGAAAAGAGCAACATCGTCATCCCTTAGGTTCCAGTTGATCTGGTGGTTGAGGCCCTGAGGGGGTTTAAactctgcaaaacagctcaagaaAGTGCTTCAGGATAGTCTTTACCATTGAAAGAGAATTGGGAGTCTTTACATCTGCTCCCTTAACATCATCATTACTGAGCTGTTCATGGGCAAACATTGTGGCCAGGCTTGGATCCCAGATTAGCTTAAGCCAAAAATGACTTCTTTTATGTCAAgaagccatgcctggttctcttgCTCTGGGAACCCTCTACCGCATCTGCCTACAGTATCATTCCTGTTTTATGGACAaggaacctgaggcacagagaggttaagtaacatgcccaaggtcacacagctaatgagcaacagagccaagattcaaactgACATAGAAGCCAGGCTGCTGACCCTGTCTTCCGCCTCCTCACTGTTCTTGACGCCGTCATCTCTTTCATCCTTGATGTTGTTGCCTTTTCCTAGATGTCTCCAGATGCTCCACTGTCCACTCTAGGACTTGTGTTTTCCCACATGTTCTTGCTCTTGCTTTAAacccattttctcttttgttttgcaTATCATTCATGGGCTGAACTTGGAATGAAAAAGATCTAAGTCCACCTCTCGACCCCACCACTTACTgcgtggccttggacaagtcattgcagctctctgtttctgtgtcctGGCGGGTGGAATGGGGTTGATGCTTCATGTGATCTCTACGTATCACCGTGTCGCTGTCATTACTGCTACTTTCCTGGGACTGTAGGGGGAGCCTTCGTGCCTCAGGCCCgggcagtggcagcagcaccATGGGCACCATGGTCTGTGTCCGTGGCTTCTGTCGCTGGGCTTGGTGCCCTGCAGAATCACGGCacctgctctgtttcctgggtgcCAGCGAGGGAGCTGTAACAAGCTTGTGGTTCGGTGTGCGCTCTGCTCTGCAGGGGGCGGGCACCGATGAAGCCTGCCTGATTGAGATCCTCGCCTCCCGCAGCAACGAGCACATCCGGGAACTGAACAGAGCCTACAAGACAGGTTAGGCTGGCCCCGGGGCCTCTGATCCCTGTGCTTTCAGGGCCTGGCCACACCCTCTCCCAGGGCCTCCCTTCCTGGCCTTCTTATCTCCTCATCTGCCACCCCCAACACAATGGGCCTCTATCCAagacccagccctgcctgctgtTTACACACAAGCAGGTGATGGGGTAAGCAAGGGGAGAGCCTCCTGGGCCAGGTTGGGGCCAAGCCTGACCGCAGACCAGGTCAGCCTGGAAGTCACAGCCCCTCCGGGGTTGCCAGTTGTATGTCCCTGGGGGGCCTTGTGGGCCACCTGTCTCCTCGTGCCAGTGCCCACTGTTGACTGTGTGCAGTGGGTGGCGTGGGCCACAGGATACAAGCGTGTCTCCCTTTCAGAATTCAAAAAGACCCTGGAGGAGGCCATCCGGAGTGACACGTCAGGGCACTTCCAGAGGctcctcatctctctctctcaggtaCCTTTCCCCGGACAGAGCTCGGGGCCCACAGCGGAGAGAGGGAATGCGGTTAGGGTGGGGTGCATGACTGCAGGGAGTGGACTTGACCACACGGCCTGCTTCCTTTCAGGGAAACCGGGATGAAAGCACAAATGTGGACATGACGCTCGTCCAGAGAGATGTCCAGGTAAGTGTGGTGGCCATGCACCTGGCTTCTGAGACGGAGGGCTTCTCTCACTTTTTTGTATCACGTGGGAGAAGTTCTGGGATGAAAAGAGCGACAGACAAGGAGTGGATTCTAGATGCTGTGAGTTTCACATGGCTCTGCTGCTTATCAGCTGTGCGACCTTGAGCTGCTCACCCCTCCTCTCTGGtcttcagtttccccacctatAGGCAGGAACATGTGGGATAATAAATATTACAACAGATGGCAGATCAGTTATGGATGTGGCAGTCCACGTGACTTGGTGCTTTCCCCGTGTCTGGTTGCATAGACCATTATGTTCACAAATGGGGCAGAACTCAACTCGCCTATTAAGCTTTGGAAGATTTGAGCCTAGAAACCAAGCTGTCACGGTTTGTGCACCCTTAGAATTCTGCCCTTGCCCCCAGCTGGTGTGAACTGAGGACAAAAGGGGGAGCAGTCTCTTGCGGTTTGCTCTCTCTGTCCAGCCGCCAGAGCGCCTCTCTAGAGGAGTCTGGGTTTCCTACTAATGAATTCAGGCCATAGCAGTTCTACCTGGAGAGAGCCCTGCCTTCCTGATGGCATTCACCAGGAACTTGCAGTGGGCTCCTCATCTCTGTCATGAGGCAGGTTGAGGAGGACTCCTGCAGGTGCCCTCTTGCGAGGGCTAGGAGAGAGCCACTCTTCTGGCTTGGCCCACTTGCTttccagatgaggacactgaggttcagaaaggttgAGCATTGTGTCCAGAGAAACTtggaggcagagcctggacaAGGGCCCAGATCCCTGGCTCATTCTCTGTGCCCAGACAGTGCCTGCCTCTGCCCTGGTCCCAGACCCCTCCTTTAACATCTCCCTGGCTTGGGACTTGGGACGCCCACCCCTTCTTTGGCTCAGAGCTGGACACCCCTGAAGCCCTGGGCTCTGGCTCTTGCCCCAGTGGGAGTTTCCCCGTTGCTGTTCCCCGTACAGGCTGTTTCCTAGCTGAGGCAGAGGTTGCCTTGGTTTCAGGTCTTGGACCTGCTGCTCTGCCTTTTCAGTTCTGGACCTGCTCAGGGTCACCCTGGCCTGGGGGAACTCTGAGCCCCTGATGGCTGCTTTCTGCCCTCAAGGATCAGTGCCTTAACATCCAAGAACTACTACCTGAGGCCTGGAGGGCACTTTGGAGCCAGCTGGTGCAGGGGTTGCAAATTGGCAAATATATTGGGTGAACACTTTcaaaaatttaactgaaaaatgCAAGAAGCATCGTGCAAGCACCTCTCACATAAAATCCCATATCCATCactgtgatccagcaattgtaATATTTATTGTCTCATGCCTCCCTCATATAGATAGGGAAACTGCTTTTAAAGACTGAGAAACTTCACATAGATACCTGAATTTCTCATGAGAACTGGATCTGGCGGCTGTGAGCCTGGGCTCCTCTGTCAGACTCGGCTGAGAAGTAGCTGCCCCTCCTCATGGGCCCCATGGGCCCCACCACCCTCTGGCCTTACAACTGGCCTGATTCCCAAATTTAAGTTACCCAGCTGGCCCCTTTGGGCTTTCAGGTTTGAGACCCCTGAATCCAATCCAAACTtcacattttagagatgaggaaactgaggctcagagagggccgGTGGTCTGCCTGGAGGCCTGTGACAAGTTGGTAGCAGAGCTGGGCCTCAGGCCCACGTTTTCCTCTGTGCCGCTGCTCCCTTGGTTGGGTTAAAGCTGTTCCTTGCATGTCCTGGGCCCTAGCAGGCCTCAGCTCTCTGGGCTCAGTGGGAGGATGTGTGGGTAATGTCTAGTTCTGCACAGTGAGTGGAGCTCAGTTGGGGTCCTgcccccacttcccttcccctcttggCCTGCGGGCCTGGAGGCTGCCAGGCTCTCGTGGGTGACCCAGGCCTGGTGTCTGGAGTGAGGCCTGACTTGCATGCCTGTCTGCCCATCTGTCTCTCTAGGAGCTCTATGCAGCCGGGGAGAACCGCCTGGGAACAGATGAGTCCAAGTTCAATGCAATTCTGTGCTCCCGGAGCCGGGCCCACCTGGTGGCAGGTAAGGCAGAACTGGGCCTCCCTGCATCCAGGTAATCAGGGCAGACGAGGTGTGGGAGGAAACAGCTTGCAGGAGCACTTGGCAGTTCCCCTCTGCACGGGCCCTTCACTTCCCTGAAAGAGCCCCCTGGTGGTGATTTAAAAGGTCTTGTCAGCAGGTTTCCTGAGTTTCTGCAAGTATCAGACGCTGGGGGAAAGCTAGGGAGGAGGTAAGGGAAATGCAAGCTTCCTGGTGTCTTTCCGTGCTAGAATGTGGCGAATGTATTAGAGTTGAGGGAGCCTTCAAGAGCACCTGATCCAGTGGTTTCCAAGCTGTggcataaaaaataaacataacagcAATAATACTCAGTAACACTCATTTAcctattccttcaacaaatacatACTGAGCTCCTGCCTGGTGCCAGGTCGTGGAGCAGGTGTAGGGGACGGCACTGCAGAATCTCTGTTCTCATGGGGTTCACCTGCTTGTTTGGGGAGACAGGCAGTAAACAAAA includes:
- the ANXA11 gene encoding annexin A11 produces the protein MSYPPGYPPPAGGYPPAAPGGGAWGGAAYPPPNVPPIGLDNVANYTGQFSQDYLSGLAANMSGTFGGANVPNLYPGVPGGGYPPVPPGGFGQPPSAQQPVPPYGMYPPPGGNPPSGMPSYPPYPGAPMPGQPMPPPGQQPPGAYPGQPPMTYPGQSPVPPPGQQPVPSYPGYSGSGNITPAVPPAQFGNRGTIRDAPGFDPLRDAEVLRKAMKGFGTDEQAIIDCLGSRSNKQRQQILLSFKTAYGKDLIKDLKSELSGNFEKTILALMKTPILFDAYEIKEAIKGAGTDEACLIEILASRSNEHIRELNRAYKTEFKKTLEEAIRSDTSGHFQRLLISLSQGNRDESTNVDMTLVQRDVQELYAAGENRLGTDESKFNAILCSRSRAHLVAVFNEYQRMTGRDIEKSICREMSGDLEQGMLAVVKCLKNTPAFFAERLNKAMRGAGTKDRTLIRIMVSRSEVDLLDIRAEYKRLYGKSLYQDITGDTSGDYRKILLKICGGND